One Salvelinus fontinalis isolate EN_2023a chromosome 11, ASM2944872v1, whole genome shotgun sequence DNA window includes the following coding sequences:
- the LOC129865617 gene encoding cbp/p300-interacting transactivator 1-like, translating to MTSLLFSSPTHVVMKDRELPSSSLTLLHYTGTAVPVKTPGGGPLPPSSTTLHTSTSPSLSKPQPFCLQTLQTGPHLLASMQLQKLNSHYQSLAGGIGGGVASVPTSGPQRVFGASMLGSAGQLLGGTPGGVGGRNQGCGGIIDSDPVDEEVLMSLVVELGLDQANELPELWLGQNEFDFIADVPAGC from the coding sequence ATGACCTCACTGCTGTTCTCCAGCCCCACCCACGTTGTCATGAAGGACCGCGAGCTGCCGTCatcctccctcaccctcctccactACACCGGGACGGCAGTACCTGTCAAGACACCCGGGGGTGGCCCCTtacccccctcctccaccaccctccacacctccacctctccatccctctccaaaCCCCAGCCATTCTGCCTGCAGACCCTCCAGACCGGCCCTCACCTCCTCGCCAGCATGCAGCTCCAGAAACTCAACTCCCACTACCAGAGTCTGGCTGGAGGTATAGGTGGCGGCGTAGCCTCTGTGCCCACCTCAGGACCTCAGAGGGTGTTTGGGGCCTCAATGCTGGGCTCGGCGGGGCAGCTGTTGGGGGGTACCCCTGGAGGTGTTGGAGGGAGGAATCAGGGCTGTGGGGGGATTATTGACTCTGACCCGGTGGACGAAGAGGTTCTGATGTCGTTGGTTGTAGAGCTGGGGTTGGACCAGGCTAACGAGCTGCCTGAACTCTGGCTAGGACAGAACGAGTTTGATTTCATAGCGGATGTACCTGCCGGATGCTGA
- the rps4x gene encoding 40S ribosomal protein S4, X isoform, with amino-acid sequence MARGPKKHLKRVAAPKHWMLDKLTGVFAPRPSTGPHKLRECLPLIIFLRNRLKYALTGDEVKKICMQRFIKIDGKVRTDITYPAGFMDVISIEKTGEHFRLIYDVKGRFTVHRITAEEAQYKLCKVKKNLIGTKGVPHLVTHDARTIRYPDPLIKVNDTVRIDLATGKITEHIKFDTGNLCMVTGGANLGRIGIITNRERHPGSFDVVHVKDSAGNIFATRLGNIFIVGKGNKPWVSLPRGKGIRLTIAEERDKRIAAKAGSS; translated from the exons ATG GCACGAGGACCGAAGAAGCACCTGAAGCGCGTTGCAGCGCCCAAGCATTGGATGCTTGACAAGCTCACCGGAGTGTTC GCGCCTCGTCCCTCCACTGGTCCCCACAAGCTGAGGGAGTGCCTGcccctcatcatcttcctcaggAACCGTCTGAAGTACGCCCTGACTGGAGACGAGGTCAAAAAGATTTGCATGCAGAGGTTCATCAAGATCGACGGCAAGGTCCGCACTGACATCACCTACCCCGCTGGCTTCATGG ATGTGATCAGCATTGAGAAAACTGGAGAGCATTTCCGTCTGATCTACGACGTGAAGGGACGTTTCACTGTTCACCGCATCACCGCCGAGGAGGCCCAG taCAAACTGTGCAAGGTGAAGAAGAACCTCATCGGCACCAAAGGAGTCCCCCACCTGGTGACCCACGACGCACGTACCATCCGCTACCCCGACCCCCTCATcaaagtcaatgacacagtcCGCATCGACCTCGCCACCGGCAAAATCACGGAACACATCAAGTTCGACACAG GTAACCTGTGCATGGTGACCGGCGGTGCCAATTTGGGGCGTATTGGTATCATCACCAACAGGGAGAGGCATCCTGGCTCGTTTGACGTTGTGCACGTTAAGGATAGCGCTGGAAACATCTTTGCCACCAGGCTTGGAAACATCTTCATCGTTGGCAAG GGCAACAAGCCGTGGGTGTCCCTGCCCCGTGGAAAGGGTATTCGTCTCACCATCGCTGAGGAGCGAGACAAGAGAATCGCTGCCAAGGCCGGCAGCAGCTAA